The following proteins are co-located in the Methanobacterium sp. Maddingley MBC34 genome:
- a CDS encoding pyridoxal 5''-phosphate synthase, glutaminase subunit Pdx2 (PFAM: SNO glutamine amidotransferase family~TIGRFAM: pyridoxal 5'-phosphate synthase, glutaminase subunit Pdx2), which produces MMKIGILDLQGDVSEHQVMTEKAVTKMNLKADVLKVKTASEVAECNGIVISGGESTVIGRLIKENNIDTVIKENQIPVLGTCAGMVLLGQQTDYEQPLLGLIPMKVKRNGFGRQKLSFEAELNLKTIEDPYPGVFIRAPYALDVKDEAVVLGQIHDKIIAVAYKNHLATAFHPELTGDTRIHEHFIKEVLNCVE; this is translated from the coding sequence ATGATGAAAATAGGTATTTTAGACTTGCAGGGAGACGTTTCCGAGCACCAGGTAATGACCGAAAAAGCCGTAACAAAAATGAACCTGAAAGCAGATGTTTTGAAGGTTAAAACAGCCTCAGAAGTAGCAGAGTGTAATGGAATTGTTATTTCTGGAGGGGAAAGCACTGTAATCGGGAGACTTATAAAAGAAAACAATATTGACACGGTCATTAAAGAAAACCAGATACCCGTACTGGGTACCTGTGCAGGTATGGTGCTGTTAGGTCAACAAACCGACTATGAACAACCCTTACTGGGTTTAATACCTATGAAAGTTAAAAGAAACGGTTTTGGACGACAAAAACTGTCATTTGAAGCCGAATTAAATCTTAAAACCATTGAAGATCCGTACCCTGGAGTTTTCATCAGAGCACCCTATGCCCTAGATGTGAAAGATGAGGCAGTTGTACTGGGGCAGATTCATGACAAAATCATTGCCGTGGCTTATAAAAATCACCTGGCCACTGCATTTCATCCCGAACTTACTGGTGATACTCGAATTCACGAACATTTCATAAAGGAGGTATTAAATTGTGTGGAATAG
- a CDS encoding glutamate synthase family protein (PFAM: Glutamine amidotransferases class-II): MCGIAGVVFKDKKLHPVGKFMTRMLDALQHRGPDSAGFALYGGLGLREHEYLLNIEVKEKPGLLENVKSTVNTAFQIESEEIIPSVENYIIYRCKVNLESFSQLKPLIMDVDKIEDVIVLNGAHSFEMIKDVGLVKDIAARYNTEDKMGTHAIGHTRFSTESIVDRYHAHPFQSYIIPDITVVHNGQITNYWKIRDPLERKGHIFETDNDTECIVHYIADKLSQNYSLEEALEQSVKDMDGPFSYIVGTPNGVGIAKDQLGLRPGVMAENDEVFAIASEEVALREVMDTSDIEQISPGETRAYTI; the protein is encoded by the coding sequence TTGTGTGGAATAGCAGGAGTGGTATTTAAAGATAAAAAACTTCACCCAGTGGGTAAATTCATGACCCGCATGCTTGATGCTCTCCAGCACAGAGGTCCCGATTCAGCAGGATTCGCACTGTACGGTGGTCTCGGACTGCGAGAACATGAATATCTGTTAAACATTGAAGTCAAAGAGAAACCTGGACTCTTAGAAAATGTTAAAAGCACCGTCAACACCGCTTTCCAAATTGAAAGCGAAGAAATCATCCCATCAGTTGAAAATTACATCATATACCGATGTAAAGTTAATTTAGAATCATTTTCACAGTTAAAACCACTGATAATGGATGTAGACAAAATTGAAGATGTGATTGTCCTAAATGGAGCCCATTCCTTTGAGATGATTAAAGATGTAGGGCTGGTCAAGGATATAGCTGCCCGTTACAACACCGAGGATAAAATGGGTACCCATGCCATTGGCCACACCCGTTTCTCCACTGAAAGTATTGTGGACCGCTACCACGCACACCCTTTCCAGAGTTACATTATTCCCGACATCACTGTAGTTCACAACGGTCAGATAACTAACTACTGGAAGATAAGGGACCCATTAGAGCGTAAAGGACATATTTTCGAGACAGACAACGACACAGAGTGTATTGTGCACTACATCGCCGACAAATTATCTCAGAATTACAGTCTGGAGGAAGCCCTGGAACAGTCCGTGAAGGACATGGATGGTCCATTTTCTTATATTGTGGGTACACCCAACGGAGTGGGAATTGCCAAGGACCAGCTGGGCCTCAGACCAGGTGTTATGGCAGAAAACGACGAAGTCTTTGCCATTGCCTCTGAAGAAGTGG